A single genomic interval of Schistocerca americana isolate TAMUIC-IGC-003095 chromosome 2, iqSchAmer2.1, whole genome shotgun sequence harbors:
- the LOC124595795 gene encoding uncharacterized protein LOC124595795: MFTEEKHPFESEKNCGDYRVAWKARSVKHIANSLQNKCKQINNVKKCVLRRIWKYLSEFSRSVPDDVLLGTATDIAYFKFLTDEEKRLVAAVKQKQLEDSANLLFDAFATM, encoded by the exons ATGTTTACTGAGGAAAAGCATCCTTTTGAATCAGAGAAAAATTGCGGAGATTACAGAGTTGCTTGGAAAGCACGAAGTGTGAAACACATTGCTAACAGTTTACAGAACAAGTGTAAACAGATAAATAACGTTAAGAAATGTGTTCTTAGAAGAATTTGGAAATATTTATCTGAATTTTCAAGAAGTGTTCCAGATGATGTGTTGCTGGGAACAGCAACTGACATAGCATATTTTAAATTCCTAACAGATGAAGAAAAAAG GTTAGTAGCTGCTGTGAAACAAAAGCAACTTGAAGACTCAGCAAACCTGCTATTTGATGCTTTTGCGACAATGTAA